One Pyrenophora tritici-repentis strain M4 chromosome 5, whole genome shotgun sequence DNA window includes the following coding sequences:
- a CDS encoding Ehrlichia-rpt multi-domain protein, translating to MTRPHIIRADTIDLQDKTSPTAQDHSQQPQHPAPLGIGPAAPHQQAAIRHVEEERHSEEARLHDAWSDAGTTLQDDPGSDDERTVVNNSNGQRGAGQDDQAVKLNGGTSGDSDDADMQDADEEDMDDDMMDKISSSPSIDDGGYPLPSYPAFWPARQESLTPQSSPITVASSSSPFTNTPLHFPISVAYARRPLSVPACETSPLPKNRPTSIPIPFRFTPAKYIESTEHHRGEYTWTRTTDGPDNANVDITVGVSPRTAHLRVVERRIQAMREDSQASILSELDEEHLRSVLRPISRTLLDKSDDPFLEPISSPSRRANDTSSPKAACFEDEEDGWTTDTDADSWDEDLDQDNDDAPDDVSFSEDSRFIDSGWGGECLRETEDIDFEFVYALHTFVATVEGQANATKGDTMVLLDDSNSYWWLVRVVKDNSIGYLPAEHIETPTERLARLNKHRNIDLSATMLGDTAEKSKNPLKKAMRRRNAKTVQFAPPTYVEASDYDYSSDEGEGELFGGPEPKQQQAAAQNDEAAQEGDLQVQPLKVNGGKKDANGQIDGDVRSSSEDSAKRGEDQQRGSEDAVDRPLDPKVSRNGTVRNTDSFFKDENTETRKITLTPNILRDDSNPAAGGNRERGASLESLEKNGFADKVKDDKRKKEKKSGMLSGLFKRKDKKGKGAQGSIDDDIEKPDEADRSSPQSKPSDESLERPSAEQTTTTASAPARQSSKGKLHKNQRSRDDSPQKTKGILKTESPTEMTAESEIQPDDNQPAAQQTTSSVRLVSPEQGDTVKPSVEEQSAVSSPASNAGASRNPFTNMMKPQQEGEVKREKVHKAKQRMQLDDFDSDESSDPFADPDAQSKPAKTEASEKPGRLSESPVHVSAADAQPSQKENTTDRDKESDVHHVPGLSTDSSSQETSSPISTPTPDDSPMKTIPEDTTISKFYSETPSTTHTTMNPPGPPPSGPAPMPSKDREPSPPVSSESTMLPAWSDASLRAYLDDGSEIRDMLVVINDTTGVVPVGPDHPWMKDYLAEETKTMQGLSGELDRLLNGLMEKSMRRAGSGASKASTRSANGNLTAGRF from the exons ATGACGCGACCTCATATAATCAGAGCAG ACACGATCGATCTACAGGACAAGACGTCGCCCACCGCCCAGGACCATTCTCAGCAGCCACAGCACCCGGCACCTCTTGGAATAGGCCCAGCCGCGCCTCATCAACAGGCCGCTATTCGACATGTAGAGGAAGAGCGCCATTCCGAAGAGGCGCGTCTGCACGACGCCTGGAGCGATGCTGGCACGACGCTGCAAGACGACCCCGGCTCCGATGACGAGCGCACGGTTGTGAACAATTCCAATGGTCAGAGGGGCGCCGGTCAAGATGATCAGGCTGTCAAGCTAAACGGGGGTACTTCTGGCGACAGTGACGATGCGGACATGCAGGACGCCGATGAGGAGGACATGGACGATGACATGATGGACAAAATATCGAGCTCGCCCTCGATAGACGATGGTGGGTATCCCTTACCTTCCTACCCTGCCTTCTGGCCGGCAAGACAAGAGTCCTTGACTCCGCAGTCTTCGCCGATAACAGtcgcttcttcttcttccccCTTCACGAACACACCCCTTCATTTCCCTATTTCTGTCGCATACGCTCGAAGACCACTCAGCGTCCCAGCGTGCGAGACATCCCCCTTGCCCAAGAATCGGCCAACGTCGATTCCCATCCCATTTCGATTCACGCCAGCAAAGTACATAGAGTCAACGGAGCATCATCGTGGTGAGTATACCTGGACAAGGACCACCGATGGACCGGACAACGCGAATGTGGATATCACAGTGGGTGTGAGCCCAAGGACTGCACATTTGAGGGTGGTCGAACGCCGCATACAGGCGATGAGAGAGGACTCGCAAGCGTCCATACTCTCTGAACTTGATGAGGAGCACTTGAGGAGTGTGTTGAGACCGATCAGCCGTACCTTACTGGACAAATCGGACGATCCGTTTCTGGAGCCCATCTCGAGCCCCTCTCGAAGAGCGAATGATACCTCTTCACCAAAGGCAGCATGCTtcgaagacgaagaagatggtTGGACTACCGACACTGACGCCGATTCCTGGGACGAAGACCTAGACCAAGACAACGATGATGCACCCGATGACGTTTCCTTTTCTGAAGACTCCAGATTTATCGACTCAGGTTGGGGAGGCGAATGCTTACGAGAAACAGAGGATATCGACTTCGAATTCGTCTACGCCCTACACACTTTTGTCGCGACCGTCGAGGGTCAAGCAAACGCAACAAAAGGCGACACGATGGTATTACTTGATGACAGTAACAGCTACTGGTGGCTGGTACGAGTCGTCAAGGACAATAGCATTG GTTACCTGCCCGCAGAACACATCGAAACGCCCACAGAACGGCTAGCGCGTCTCAACAAGCACAGAAACATCGATCTTTCAGCGACGATGCTCGGCGATACAGCAGAGAAATCCAAGAACCCACTTAAGAAGGCTATGCGACGGAGGAATGCGAAGACAGTACAGTTCGCACCGCCTACATATGTCGAAGCTTCAGACTACGACTATTCATCGGATGAGGGTGAAGGCGAGCTTTTTGGTGGCCCGGAGCCCAAGCAACAGCAAGCAGCCGCACAAAACGACGAAGCTGCCCAGGAAGGCGACCTACAGGTACAACCGCTCAAGGTTAACGGCGGAAAGAAGGATGCCAACGGCCAAATCGATGGCGATGTACGAAGCTCAAGCGAAGACTCTGCCAAACGAGGAGAAGACCAACAAAGAGGAAGTGAAGATGCGGTTGACCGGCCATTGGATCCCAAAGTATCACGTAATGGTACGGTTCGAAACACAGACTCGTTCTTTAAGGACGAAAATACCGAAACACGCAAAATCACACTCACCCCTAATATCCTCCGCGACGACTCGAATCCAGCAGCGGGAGGCAATCGCGAGCGCGGGGCCAGTCTTGAGAGTTTGGAGAAGAATGGATTTGCAGATAAAGTCAAAGATGATAAGaggaagaaagagaagaagtCGGGAATGCTCAGTGGGCTCTTCAAGCGCAAGGACAAGAAGGGCAAGGGTGCGCAGGGTTCCATAGATGATGACATTGAGAAGCCAGATGAGGCTGATCGTAGCTCGCCACAGTCGAAACCATCGGATGAGTCCTTGGAGCGGCCATCGGCTGAGCAGACGACAACTACGGCATCGGCGCCCGCCAGGCAATCAAGTAAGGGCAAGCTGCACAAGAATCAGCGTAGCCGGGACGATTCTCCACAAAAGACCAAGGGTATCTTGAAGACCGAAAGCCCGACCGAGATGACTGCAGAGTCGGAAATTCAGCCGGATGACAACCAGCCTGCTGCCCAACAAACCACATCGTCTGTGCGTCTGGTATCACCAGAGCAGGGTGACACAGTCAAACCATCCGTAGAAGAGCAGTCGGCAGTATCTAGTCCAGCATCCAATGCTGGGGCTTCGAGGAATCCGTTTACGAACATGATGAAGCCCCAACAAGAAGGGGAAGTCAAGCGGGAAAAAGTACACAAGGCAAAGCAGCGTATGCAGCTCGATGACTTCGACTCGGATGAGAGCAGCGATCCTTTTGCGGATCCTGACGCTCAGAGTAAGCCGGCCAAGACCGAGGCATCCGAAAAACCCGGGCGCCTTTCAGAATCGCCAGTCCATGTCTCTGCAGCAGATGCGCAACCATCGCAGAAAGAGAATACAACGGATAGAGACAAAGAGTCGGACGTTCACCATGTTCCCGGTCTGTCGACCGATAGCTCCAGCCAAGAGACAAGCTCGCCAATATCAACGCCAACACCCGACGACAGCCCTATGAAAACCATCCCAGAGGACACAACAATTTCCAAATTTTACTCTGAAACCCCTTCAACTACACATACTACCATGAATCCACCCGGCCCCCCACCTTCCGGACCCGCGCCCATGCCCTCAAAGGATCGCGAACCCTCACCACCCGTCTCCTCCGAAAGTACAATGCTACCCGCATGGTCTGACGCCTCCCTTCGCGCCTACCTGGACGACGGCAGCGAAATTCGGGACATGTTGGTTGTCATCAACGATACCACCGGCGTCGTACCCGTGGGTCCCGACCACCCTTGGATGAAGGACTACCTCGCCGAGGAAACGAAAACTATGCAAGGCTTGAGCGGTGAGCTGGACCGGTTGCTCAACGGGCTAATGGAAAAATCAATGAGGAGGGCGGGGAGCGGCGCGAGTAAAGCCAGTACGCGTAGTGCGAATGGTAACTTGACCGCAGGGAGGTTTTGA